One window from the genome of Elaeis guineensis isolate ETL-2024a chromosome 5, EG11, whole genome shotgun sequence encodes:
- the LOC105044837 gene encoding uncharacterized protein: MDAVYRLTIFSSYPSLPLNHKPDPSFYARVITSNASPSFVAARPPRPLTHRISTAWTRRAKPDSGASKDRIQEEYPGAEKEGEDGARVRKEEELEVLEEEAIAGRDEGRAPTDYDRRAHIFSESSRVFQALKDRNGQPTTDDSKNRRSE, translated from the coding sequence ATGGATGCTGTTTATCGTTTAACCATCTTCTCCTCCTATCCTTCTCTCCCTCTTAACCACAAACCCGATCCATCCTTCTATGCTCGGGTCATTACGTCGAACGCCTCTCCTTCGTTCGTGGCCGCGCGGCCGCCGCGGCCGCTCACGCACCGGATCAGCACGGCGTGGACGCGGAGGGCGAAGCCGGATTCCGGAGCGAGCAAAGATCGGATCCAAGAAGAGTATCCGGGAGCCGAGAAGGAGGGAGAGGACGGTGCCCGCGTTCGCAAAGAGGAGGAGTTGGAGGTATTGGAGGAGGAGGCGATAGCGGGGAGGGACGAGGGGCGGGCGCCCACCGACTACGACCGGCGGGCCCACATCTTCTCGGAGAGCTCCCGGGTGTTCCAGGCGCTCAAGGACCGCAACGGCCAACCCACCACCGATGATAGCAAGAATCGCCGTTCCGAATAA
- the LOC105044836 gene encoding uncharacterized protein, with translation MPRVPPTEMRSRPWTSHTFSFSSPVLETVNSRCHFALRIQTFASSSLSLSSIPAPMETPATGTPGTRSLPRRKPLQPKTSNASPAPASLTKPKPIQISPLIKGDTDKENRSIHVAEIGPLEASLAEELEAIRRRRERLRVERERTERMLRERDRVLQMAMREWERRGREQRRVELELQGLTRLKELEASCMRFTPVKSLRAREEEKRSAEAQSQGLSHAAQDNEATESLSSQEKAAEN, from the exons ATGCCAAGAGTACCTCCAACTGAGATGAGGTCTCGCCCTTGGACATCTCACACATTCTCCTTCTCCAGTCCCGTACTTGAAACCGTAAATAGCCGTTGCCACTTCGCTCTTCGAATTCAAACGTTCGCctccagctctctctctctctctagcattCCGGCACCGATGGAGACTCCGGCCACCGGAACCCCGGGAACCCGGTCGCTGCCCCGGCGGAAGCCCCTCCAGCCGAAGACTTCTAATGCGAGTCCGGCGCCGGCGAGCCTGACGAAGCCAAAACCGATCCAGATCTCGCCGTTGATCAAAGGGGACACGGACAAGGAGAACCGTTCTATCCACGTAGCAGAGATTGGGCCGCTGGAGGCATCGCTCGCGGAGGAGCTGGAGGCGATCCGGAGGAGGAGGGAGAGGCTCCGGGTGGAGAGGGAGAGGACGGAGAGAATGCTAAGAGAGAGGGATCGGGTGTTGCAGATGGCGATGAGGGAGtgggagaggagagggagggagcagAGGAGGGTGGAGTTGGAGCTCCAGGGGTTGACCAGACTCAAGGAGCTGGAAGCCTCTTGTATG AGATTTACTCCAGTTAAGTCTCTTAGagctagagaagaagagaagaggagcgCCGAAGCTCAATCACAG GGATTGAGCCATGCAGCACAAGATAATGAAGCCACAGAATCATTATCATCCCAGGAAAAAGCAGCTGAGAACTAG